A window of the Gemmatirosa kalamazoonensis genome harbors these coding sequences:
- a CDS encoding amidohydrolase, whose translation MRRLSLALLGAATVGATPLAAQDSTTAGGGRRGNAVPNTRVDTTNQARRDALKAQAVKAVDSMATFTQQMVDQIFSYGELGMQETETSKYLVGILRKNGFTVQENVAGMPTGWVARWGSGKPVIALGSDIDGIPQASQKPGVGYRDPMIEGAPGHGEGHNSGNPLNVTAALAVKKIMERDHIPGTIVLFPGVAEELMAGKAFYVRAGIFKDVDAVLFSHVDNNLGVSYGQGAQNALLSAEFKFRGTSAHAAGNPQRGRSALDAVMLMGQAWEFHREHMGIAQRSHYVIRDGGDQPNVVPSTASIWFYFRNIDYPTTMEMFEAAKRMAQGAALMTDTKVDTIRILGSGWSGHFNKPIAEAMASNMSTVGLPTWDAKDQALARGIQKELGVRTEGLATRLQGLGGGVDERQRTGGGSDDIGDVAWNVPTVTLRYPANIPGLPGHNWANAIAMATPIAHKGTTAGAKVQAMTMIDLLLSRTLVSDAMHYFTDVQTKDVKYKPFISATDQPPIELNREVMARYRDQMRKLYYDPTKYRTYLEQLGIKYPTVRADTTKAAIVP comes from the coding sequence ATGCGACGCCTCTCCCTCGCCCTACTCGGCGCGGCCACCGTCGGCGCCACGCCGCTCGCCGCCCAGGATTCCACCACCGCCGGCGGCGGCCGCCGCGGCAACGCGGTGCCGAACACGCGCGTCGACACGACGAACCAGGCCCGCCGCGACGCGCTGAAGGCGCAGGCGGTGAAGGCCGTGGACTCGATGGCGACGTTCACGCAGCAGATGGTCGACCAGATCTTCAGCTACGGCGAGCTGGGGATGCAGGAGACCGAGACATCGAAGTATCTCGTCGGCATCCTGCGGAAGAACGGCTTCACCGTGCAGGAGAACGTCGCCGGCATGCCGACCGGCTGGGTGGCGCGGTGGGGATCGGGCAAGCCGGTGATCGCGTTAGGCAGCGACATCGACGGCATCCCGCAGGCGTCGCAGAAGCCGGGCGTGGGCTACCGCGACCCGATGATCGAGGGCGCGCCGGGGCACGGCGAGGGACACAACAGCGGCAACCCGCTGAACGTGACCGCGGCGCTCGCGGTGAAGAAGATCATGGAGCGCGACCACATCCCCGGCACGATCGTGCTGTTCCCCGGCGTGGCCGAGGAGCTCATGGCGGGCAAGGCGTTCTACGTGCGCGCCGGGATCTTCAAGGACGTCGACGCGGTGCTGTTCTCGCACGTCGACAACAACCTCGGCGTGTCGTACGGCCAGGGCGCGCAGAACGCGCTGCTGTCGGCGGAGTTCAAGTTCCGCGGCACGAGCGCGCACGCGGCGGGGAACCCGCAGCGCGGACGGAGCGCGCTGGACGCGGTGATGCTCATGGGGCAGGCGTGGGAGTTCCATCGCGAGCACATGGGGATCGCGCAGCGGTCGCACTACGTCATCCGCGACGGCGGCGACCAACCGAACGTGGTCCCGTCGACGGCGTCGATCTGGTTCTACTTCCGGAACATCGACTATCCGACGACGATGGAGATGTTCGAGGCCGCGAAGCGGATGGCGCAGGGCGCGGCGCTCATGACGGACACGAAGGTCGACACGATCCGCATCCTCGGCTCCGGCTGGTCGGGACACTTCAACAAGCCGATCGCCGAGGCGATGGCGTCGAACATGTCGACGGTCGGACTGCCGACGTGGGACGCGAAGGACCAGGCGCTCGCCCGCGGCATCCAGAAGGAGCTCGGCGTCCGCACGGAGGGGCTCGCGACGCGGCTGCAGGGACTCGGCGGCGGCGTCGACGAGCGGCAGCGTACCGGCGGCGGCTCGGACGACATCGGCGACGTCGCGTGGAACGTCCCCACGGTGACGCTGCGCTACCCGGCGAACATCCCGGGGCTGCCGGGGCACAACTGGGCGAACGCGATCGCGATGGCGACGCCGATCGCGCACAAGGGAACGACGGCAGGCGCGAAGGTCCAGGCGATGACGATGATCGACCTGCTGCTGTCGCGCACGCTGGTGAGCGACGCGATGCACTACTTCACGGACGTCCAGACGAAGGACGTGAAGTACAAGCCGTTCATCAGCGCCACGGACCAGCCGCCGATCGAGCTGAATCGCGAGGTCATGGCGCGGTACCGGGATCAGATGCGGAAGCTGTACTACGATCCGACGAAGTACCGGACGTACCTGGAGCAGTTAGGCATCAAGTATCCCACGGTGCGCGCGGACACGACGAAGGCCGCCATCGTGCCCTGA
- the trhA gene encoding PAQR family membrane homeostasis protein TrhA translates to MSEARPQSLAEEVANSLTHGVGLVASVAAFPALLVAASARGDPLHRLSAVVFGATLVLCYLASTLYHAVTVPRLKHALRVLDHAAIFLFIAGTWTPFALGALRGTVGWTLLVVVWSIALVGVAMKLWVGCRPEYERVSLTLYLGMGWIVVFAIRPIVAAIGVVGFAWLAAGGLAYTLGVVFYARDCRWRYGHAVWHLCVAAGSACHFVAVLRHAWPTG, encoded by the coding sequence ATGTCAGAAGCCCGACCGCAGTCGCTCGCCGAAGAGGTCGCGAACAGCCTCACGCATGGCGTGGGGCTCGTCGCGAGTGTCGCCGCGTTCCCAGCGCTGCTCGTCGCCGCGTCGGCCCGCGGCGATCCGCTGCACCGGCTCAGCGCCGTCGTGTTCGGCGCGACGCTCGTCCTCTGCTACCTCGCGTCGACGCTCTACCACGCGGTCACCGTTCCGCGCCTCAAGCACGCGCTCCGGGTGCTCGACCACGCGGCGATCTTCCTGTTCATCGCCGGCACGTGGACCCCGTTCGCGCTCGGCGCCCTGCGCGGTACGGTCGGCTGGACGCTGCTCGTCGTCGTCTGGAGCATCGCGCTCGTCGGCGTCGCGATGAAGCTCTGGGTCGGCTGCCGGCCGGAGTACGAGCGCGTGTCGCTGACGCTCTACCTCGGCATGGGCTGGATCGTGGTGTTCGCCATCCGGCCGATCGTCGCGGCGATCGGCGTCGTCGGCTTCGCGTGGCTCGCCGCGGGCGGGCTCGCGTACACGCTCGGCGTCGTGTTCTACGCGCGCGACTGCCGGTGGCGCTACGGGCACGCGGTGTGGCACCTGTGCGTCGCGGCGGGGAGCGCGTGCCACTTTGTCGCCGTGCTGCGACACGCGTGGCCGACGGGGTGA
- a CDS encoding glycoside hydrolase family 10 protein: MRSRSLLLVLLALAACAPRATTAPGAPTSGAATSGAPTPPSAEMRGVWIATVSNIDWPSVASRGDSARQKTELRTLLDRAAADGMNAVILQVRSGADALYTSRLEPWAGLLTGTPGTDPGWDPLAFAIDEAHARGLELHAWFNPYRAGSARDSLALPANHVFRTNRDLVRVYGGALWMDPGDPAVPERTLAAMTDVVRRYDVDGVHIDDFFYPYPQYDSTRKAIDFPDSATWAAHNPRNLSRADWRRDNVNRFVERMYAEVHRVKPWVKVGISPFGIWRPGTPAQIKGLDPVESIYADSRVWLQRGWLDYFVPQLYWAIDPPAQSFTALLDWWTQPEQNPLGRPVWPGLASYRVDTTALRPDSATLPRIADSATFSYRPDEILRQVRETRARASRHASGVVFYNGSSVLVRAGGAMGQRVRDSLFTAPALVPPMPWLGGGAPGRPTVATIADTTVDGAAAVVARVAPAGGEPSRWWAVSWRVNGAWTPAERAWGGARSLVRRGGADGVAVWGVSRTGVLGEAALVGR; this comes from the coding sequence GTGCGTTCTCGCTCTCTTCTTCTCGTCCTCCTCGCGCTCGCCGCCTGCGCCCCCCGCGCCACGACCGCGCCCGGCGCGCCCACGTCCGGCGCCGCGACGTCCGGCGCGCCCACACCGCCGAGCGCCGAGATGCGCGGCGTGTGGATCGCGACCGTCTCGAACATCGACTGGCCGAGCGTCGCGTCGCGCGGCGACAGCGCGCGCCAGAAGACCGAGCTGCGCACGCTGCTCGACCGCGCGGCCGCCGACGGCATGAACGCGGTCATCCTGCAGGTGCGCTCCGGCGCCGATGCGCTGTACACCTCGCGACTGGAGCCGTGGGCCGGGCTGCTCACCGGTACGCCGGGCACTGACCCAGGATGGGATCCGCTCGCGTTCGCGATCGACGAGGCGCACGCGCGCGGCCTCGAGCTGCACGCGTGGTTCAACCCGTACCGCGCCGGCAGCGCGCGCGACTCGCTCGCGCTCCCCGCGAATCACGTCTTCCGCACGAACCGCGACCTCGTGCGGGTCTACGGCGGCGCGCTGTGGATGGATCCGGGCGACCCCGCCGTCCCCGAGCGCACGCTCGCCGCGATGACCGACGTCGTTAGGCGCTACGACGTGGACGGCGTGCACATCGACGACTTCTTCTACCCGTACCCGCAGTACGACTCGACGCGCAAGGCGATCGACTTTCCCGACAGCGCGACGTGGGCCGCGCACAACCCGCGCAACCTGTCGCGGGCCGACTGGCGCCGCGACAACGTGAACCGGTTCGTCGAGCGGATGTACGCCGAGGTGCACCGCGTGAAGCCGTGGGTGAAGGTCGGCATCTCGCCGTTCGGCATCTGGCGACCGGGCACGCCCGCGCAGATCAAGGGCCTCGACCCCGTGGAGTCGATCTACGCCGACTCACGCGTGTGGCTGCAGCGCGGGTGGCTCGACTACTTCGTGCCGCAGCTCTACTGGGCGATCGATCCGCCGGCGCAGAGCTTCACCGCGCTGCTCGACTGGTGGACGCAGCCCGAGCAGAATCCGTTAGGCCGTCCCGTGTGGCCGGGGCTCGCGTCGTACCGCGTCGACACGACCGCGCTCCGACCCGACTCCGCGACGCTGCCGCGCATCGCCGACTCGGCTACGTTCAGCTACCGGCCCGACGAGATCCTGCGTCAGGTGCGTGAGACGCGCGCACGTGCGTCACGCCACGCGAGCGGCGTCGTGTTCTACAACGGCTCGTCGGTGCTCGTGCGCGCGGGCGGGGCGATGGGGCAGCGCGTGCGCGACTCGCTGTTCACCGCGCCCGCGCTCGTGCCGCCCATGCCGTGGCTCGGCGGCGGTGCGCCCGGCCGGCCGACGGTCGCCACGATCGCCGACACGACGGTCGACGGCGCGGCCGCGGTCGTTGCCCGCGTCGCGCCCGCCGGCGGCGAGCCGTCGCGCTGGTGGGCGGTGTCGTGGCGCGTGAACGGTGCGTGGACGCCGGCCGAGCGGGCATGGGGCGGGGCGCGGTCGCTCGTTAGGCGGGGCGGGGCCGACGGGGTCGCGGTGTGGGGTGTGTCGCGCACCGGCGTGCTCGGGGAGGCGGCGCTCGTCGGACGTTGA
- a CDS encoding ADOP family duplicated permease encodes MSHVLQDVRLALRGLRRAPAFTAAVLVVLALGIGMASAMVTVYDAVLRRPLPVRDQDRLVAPRTYDKAGVELALWPEELEQLGRDSRTMRGVGGFAHWGSNETPLRDGDRALVLNRSVVAGPFFDVLGARPTLGRLLRPEDHVKGAPPVLVLSYAAWRRDFGGDPRVVGRKLREPYQQTWYTIVGVAPAGLDYPLGTDYWMPLGGFARSLLSVVARLAPGATPAAARAEYLAFSRRVDEKHPVRFAPVRAEAPLLVDAIGGDARPMLAALTAAVALLLAIACVNVGNLLLLRATGRARELAVRRALGAGPGAVARMLVVESALLGVVGGALGLACATVLLRALVAVAPAKLPRVDVVSLAGAPVAIAAGVTALAVLLFGVAPALVATRGALAALLRHDARSGRESIGRRRVRHALVAVQVALALVTLAGAGLLARSLRRLERQPLGYTPTHLAVLTLATPVPQPGPPKVTPGGTIVDWVTLGEQLLARLEALPGVVAATPVVVPPFVGTNVFNVRLAPADAPDPLAVSAMMSWEIGGPHYFATLGTPLIRGRGFSATDVENAPPVAVVSESLARRFWGDGDPIGRRLRAPGDTSAVTIIGVAADTRLRSLRDPAMVIYYPWRQGYWQGLFAIRTDRDLALVLPSVRRLLHDVDPRIDLWRAQTMDDYLAGPLAQPRLSTVLLSGFGVVALLLAAIGLYGVMASAVREQTREIGVRMTLGATPSRVRGDVLRRALAVAGVGAVAGLAGALVGTRLLASQLYEVTPTDPLALLGACALLLAVALVAAFVPARSATRVDPARALRAE; translated from the coding sequence GTGTCGCACGTGCTGCAGGACGTCCGCCTCGCGCTCCGTGGCCTTCGCCGCGCGCCCGCGTTCACCGCCGCCGTCCTCGTCGTGCTCGCGTTGGGCATCGGCATGGCGAGCGCGATGGTCACCGTGTACGACGCGGTGCTGCGCCGGCCGCTCCCGGTGCGGGACCAGGACCGCCTCGTCGCGCCGCGCACGTACGACAAGGCCGGCGTCGAGCTCGCGCTGTGGCCCGAGGAGCTCGAGCAGCTCGGCCGCGACTCGCGCACCATGCGCGGCGTGGGCGGCTTCGCGCACTGGGGCTCCAACGAGACGCCGCTGCGCGACGGCGACCGCGCGCTGGTGCTCAACCGCAGCGTGGTCGCCGGCCCGTTCTTCGACGTCCTCGGCGCGCGCCCCACGCTCGGCCGCCTGCTGCGCCCCGAGGACCACGTGAAGGGTGCGCCGCCGGTCCTCGTGCTGAGCTACGCCGCATGGCGGCGCGATTTCGGCGGCGACCCGCGCGTCGTCGGCCGCAAGCTGCGCGAGCCGTACCAGCAGACGTGGTACACGATCGTCGGTGTCGCGCCGGCGGGGCTCGACTATCCGTTAGGCACCGACTACTGGATGCCGCTCGGTGGCTTCGCTCGCTCGCTGCTGAGCGTCGTCGCGCGCCTCGCGCCCGGCGCCACGCCGGCGGCGGCGCGCGCCGAGTACCTCGCGTTCTCGCGCCGGGTCGACGAGAAGCATCCGGTGCGCTTCGCCCCCGTGCGCGCCGAGGCGCCGCTGCTCGTGGATGCGATCGGCGGCGACGCGCGGCCGATGCTCGCGGCGCTCACCGCGGCCGTCGCGCTGCTGCTCGCGATCGCGTGCGTCAACGTCGGCAACCTGCTGCTCCTGCGCGCCACCGGCCGCGCGCGCGAGCTGGCGGTGCGGCGCGCGTTGGGCGCCGGCCCGGGCGCCGTCGCGCGCATGCTCGTCGTCGAGAGCGCGCTGCTGGGCGTCGTCGGCGGCGCGCTCGGCCTCGCGTGCGCCACGGTGCTCCTGCGCGCGCTCGTCGCGGTCGCGCCCGCGAAGCTGCCGCGCGTCGACGTCGTCTCGCTCGCCGGCGCGCCCGTGGCGATCGCCGCCGGCGTCACCGCGCTCGCCGTGCTGCTGTTCGGCGTCGCGCCCGCGCTCGTCGCCACGCGTGGCGCGCTCGCGGCCCTGCTCCGGCACGACGCGCGCTCGGGGCGCGAGTCGATCGGCCGGCGCCGCGTGCGACACGCGCTCGTCGCGGTACAGGTGGCGCTCGCGCTCGTCACGCTCGCCGGTGCCGGGCTCCTCGCGCGCAGCCTGCGTCGACTCGAGCGGCAGCCGTTAGGCTACACGCCCACGCACCTCGCGGTGCTCACGCTCGCCACCCCGGTGCCGCAGCCGGGGCCACCCAAGGTCACGCCCGGCGGCACCATCGTCGACTGGGTCACGCTCGGCGAGCAGCTCCTCGCGCGCCTCGAGGCGCTGCCGGGCGTCGTCGCCGCGACGCCGGTCGTCGTACCGCCGTTCGTGGGCACGAACGTGTTCAACGTTCGCCTCGCGCCCGCCGACGCGCCCGACCCGCTCGCGGTCTCGGCGATGATGTCGTGGGAGATCGGCGGTCCGCACTACTTCGCGACGTTGGGCACCCCGCTGATCCGCGGGCGTGGCTTCAGTGCGACCGACGTCGAGAACGCGCCGCCGGTGGCCGTGGTGAGCGAGTCGCTCGCGCGCCGCTTCTGGGGCGACGGCGACCCGATCGGCCGCCGCCTGCGCGCGCCCGGCGACACGAGCGCGGTGACTATCATCGGCGTCGCCGCCGACACGCGGCTGCGCAGCCTGCGCGACCCGGCAATGGTCATCTACTACCCGTGGCGGCAGGGCTACTGGCAAGGGCTGTTCGCCATCCGCACCGACCGCGACCTCGCGCTCGTGCTGCCGTCCGTTCGCCGCCTGCTGCACGACGTCGACCCACGGATCGACCTCTGGCGCGCGCAGACGATGGACGACTACCTCGCGGGTCCGCTGGCGCAGCCGCGTCTCAGCACGGTGCTGCTGTCCGGCTTCGGCGTCGTCGCCCTGCTGCTCGCCGCGATCGGCCTCTACGGCGTGATGGCGTCCGCGGTGCGCGAGCAGACGCGCGAGATCGGCGTGCGCATGACGCTCGGCGCCACGCCGTCGCGCGTGCGCGGCGACGTGCTGCGGCGCGCGCTCGCCGTGGCCGGCGTGGGGGCGGTCGCGGGGCTGGCCGGTGCGCTCGTCGGCACGCGGCTGCTCGCCTCGCAGCTCTACGAGGTGACCCCCACCGACCCGCTCGCGCTGTTAGGCGCGTGTGCGCTGCTGCTCGCGGTGGCGCTCGTCGCGGCGTTCGTGCCGGCCCGGAGCGCGACACGGGTGGATCCGGCGCGGGCGCTGCGAGCGGAGTAG
- a CDS encoding four helix bundle protein, which yields MGFGDFRDLEVWQRAMEQQRVSFVVARRLPHEEQYGLAAQIRSAANSVVANIVEGYASPTRANYRRYIGTSRSSNRELQGHLLTTISVGYLGEGDLRELLVLNQRVGQMLTKLYDRLGPRRE from the coding sequence ATGGGCTTCGGCGATTTCCGCGACCTCGAGGTATGGCAGCGAGCCATGGAGCAGCAGCGTGTCAGCTTCGTGGTCGCCCGACGACTCCCTCACGAGGAGCAGTACGGCCTTGCCGCTCAGATCCGGAGCGCTGCCAATTCCGTCGTCGCGAACATCGTGGAGGGCTACGCTTCGCCGACCCGCGCCAACTATCGGCGATACATCGGCACCTCCAGGTCTTCCAATCGCGAGCTGCAGGGCCACCTGCTCACGACGATCTCGGTCGGCTACCTGGGCGAGGGCGATCTGCGCGAGCTGCTCGTGTTGAACCAGCGCGTCGGGCAGATGCTGACGAAGCTCTACGATCGCCTCGGCCCGCGTCGCGAATAA
- a CDS encoding LVIVD repeat-containing protein yields the protein MSMPRRLVAPIALALLAACGKDGPQGTTEPIVAANAVHCEPSSVAGTGGMNARLLCPVTSRNTAEVSPLDGPRGKFVYTSSWNRRTGATCTANNCGNVVYVWYLGGATPAMVDSVVVESVAMVNTTGDVQVSDDGSLLVVATEPYGEIVTYSLADPAHPTLLSRYSTPNLVNGVHTAELARINGKNYVYASIDPRGAAPARLTIVDLSDPRAPREVWSRVMGNPFVHDVWIYNGYLLTALWHDGMTVWDIGARGKGTPAAPDSVSNVRTVGGYVHNIWWGRDEGTGSTRYAFLGEEGPAAIGASSSGDVHVVDMSDITRPREVAYYTVIGAGTHNFSVDTKNGILYAAYYNAGVRALDIRGDLGTCTVAQQGGVGRCDLSKMGREIGKGLASGSPSVFVWGVEYLNGSLYVSDMPGGLWVLNPATR from the coding sequence GTGTCGATGCCCCGACGCCTCGTCGCTCCGATCGCCCTCGCGCTCCTCGCCGCCTGCGGCAAGGACGGCCCACAGGGCACCACCGAGCCCATTGTCGCCGCGAACGCGGTGCACTGCGAGCCGTCGTCGGTCGCCGGCACCGGCGGCATGAACGCGCGCCTGCTGTGCCCCGTGACGTCGCGCAACACGGCGGAAGTGTCCCCGCTCGACGGGCCGCGCGGCAAGTTCGTCTACACGTCGTCGTGGAACCGCCGTACCGGCGCGACGTGCACCGCGAACAACTGCGGCAACGTGGTCTACGTCTGGTACCTCGGCGGCGCCACGCCGGCCATGGTCGACTCGGTCGTCGTCGAGTCGGTGGCCATGGTGAACACCACCGGCGACGTGCAGGTGAGCGACGACGGGTCGCTCCTCGTCGTCGCGACCGAGCCGTACGGCGAGATCGTCACCTACTCGCTCGCCGATCCCGCGCACCCGACGCTCCTCTCGCGCTACTCCACGCCGAACCTCGTGAACGGCGTGCACACCGCGGAGCTCGCGCGCATCAACGGCAAGAACTACGTGTACGCGTCGATCGATCCGCGCGGGGCGGCGCCCGCCCGCCTCACCATCGTCGACCTGTCCGACCCGCGAGCGCCGCGCGAGGTCTGGTCGCGTGTCATGGGCAACCCGTTCGTGCACGACGTGTGGATCTACAACGGCTACCTGCTCACCGCGCTCTGGCACGACGGCATGACCGTGTGGGACATCGGTGCGCGTGGGAAGGGAACGCCCGCCGCCCCCGACTCGGTATCGAACGTCCGCACGGTCGGCGGCTACGTGCACAACATCTGGTGGGGACGTGACGAGGGCACGGGGAGCACGCGCTACGCGTTCCTCGGCGAGGAAGGGCCGGCCGCCATCGGCGCCAGCTCGTCGGGCGACGTGCACGTCGTCGACATGAGCGACATCACGCGGCCGCGCGAGGTCGCGTACTACACGGTGATCGGCGCCGGCACGCACAACTTCTCCGTCGACACGAAGAACGGCATCCTGTACGCCGCGTACTACAACGCCGGCGTGCGCGCGCTCGACATCCGCGGCGACCTCGGGACGTGCACCGTGGCGCAGCAGGGCGGCGTCGGCCGCTGCGACCTCTCGAAGATGGGGCGCGAGATCGGGAAGGGGCTGGCCTCCGGCAGCCCGTCGGTGTTCGTGTGGGGCGTGGAGTACCTGAACGGATCGCTGTACGTCTCCGACATGCCCGGTGGACTGTGGGTGCTCAACCCGGCGACGCGGTAA